A stretch of Roseibium porphyridii DNA encodes these proteins:
- a CDS encoding class I SAM-dependent methyltransferase, translating into MTLETHAPHIPVFKRRLGSWQIAVSRQGFADDQLRRAYDDCAPSWQRTIERLGFPLAYRQVLRQLVPTLTSDRERPVKVLDCGVGTGAMALALAAEMDASFELSAVDISPVMLEEASGKFGLMGVNCQPQVADIRALPYASESFDFVMCAHAIEHLEVPQAAISEMYRVLKPGGTLLVVTTRKTLFGTFIHLKWRTHRLTSSALRQWLTQSGLTDLETMPVGAGRWTRLWSTAVSGRKPLSTICAAQDNTPCAASRSA; encoded by the coding sequence ATGACACTTGAAACCCACGCGCCACATATCCCGGTCTTCAAACGTCGTCTTGGTTCCTGGCAGATTGCCGTCAGCCGACAGGGCTTTGCCGACGACCAGCTGCGCCGCGCTTATGACGATTGTGCGCCGTCCTGGCAAAGAACCATCGAGCGGCTCGGATTTCCACTGGCCTACCGGCAGGTTCTTCGCCAACTGGTGCCAACCCTGACAAGTGATCGAGAGAGGCCCGTAAAGGTCTTGGACTGCGGTGTCGGAACAGGCGCGATGGCCCTTGCTCTGGCTGCGGAAATGGACGCTTCATTTGAGCTGTCGGCTGTCGATATCTCACCGGTCATGCTTGAGGAGGCATCTGGCAAATTTGGGCTGATGGGCGTCAATTGTCAGCCGCAAGTCGCCGACATCAGGGCGTTGCCTTACGCCTCTGAAAGCTTTGACTTCGTGATGTGCGCGCATGCGATTGAGCACCTGGAGGTGCCCCAAGCTGCAATCAGCGAGATGTACCGGGTATTGAAACCAGGCGGAACTCTGCTTGTCGTGACCACCCGGAAAACCCTCTTCGGCACATTCATACACCTGAAATGGCGAACGCACCGACTGACTTCTTCGGCCCTGCGTCAGTGGCTGACGCAGAGTGGTCTGACCGACCTTGAGACGATGCCCGTCGGTGCCGGCCGCTGGACCCGGCTCTGGAGCACGGCAGTTTCAGGACGAAAGCCGCTGTCGACGATATGCGCCGCGCAAGACAATACGCCATGCGCCGCGTCCCGCTCTGCATGA
- a CDS encoding class I SAM-dependent methyltransferase gives MTITWTNDMTPSTRFWSKAAKKYAASPVKDQKAYEKTLERTTEHLGPQDKVLELGCGTGSTALLLAGNVSSYLATDFADGMIDIANEKLLAEKERGSASADGLSFAVADVFSEEIEARDGKGYDAVLAYNFLHLVENPEDTLKRVRDLLNPGGLYISKTVCLKKKAWLFTPMIKVMQLFGKAPFVRMLSFQGLEDMIASSGFEIIETGTYPEPYSRFVVARKT, from the coding sequence ATGACGATCACTTGGACCAACGACATGACCCCTTCAACCCGCTTCTGGAGTAAGGCCGCCAAGAAATACGCTGCCTCCCCTGTTAAGGACCAGAAGGCCTACGAAAAGACGCTGGAACGGACAACCGAACATCTCGGCCCGCAGGACAAGGTACTCGAGCTTGGTTGCGGTACCGGCTCAACTGCGCTTCTTCTGGCCGGAAATGTCAGCTCTTATCTCGCGACCGACTTTGCTGACGGAATGATCGACATTGCCAACGAAAAACTGCTTGCAGAGAAAGAACGGGGCAGTGCCTCGGCAGACGGATTGAGCTTTGCGGTTGCTGATGTTTTCAGTGAGGAGATCGAAGCCCGGGACGGCAAGGGGTATGATGCGGTGCTGGCTTACAATTTCCTGCATCTGGTTGAAAACCCGGAAGACACTTTGAAAAGAGTGCGGGACCTTCTGAACCCGGGTGGTCTTTATATTTCCAAGACCGTGTGCCTGAAGAAAAAGGCCTGGTTGTTCACACCGATGATCAAGGTGATGCAGCTGTTTGGCAAAGCGCCATTTGTGCGCATGTTGTCCTTTCAGGGCCTGGAAGACATGATTGCCTCGAGTGGATTTGAAATCATTGAAACCGGCACCTATCCGGAGCCTTACAGCCGGTTTGTGGTTGCCAGAAAAACTTGA
- the fabI gene encoding enoyl-ACP reductase FabI, whose translation MFDLTGHKALVVGVANDQSIAYGCAKAFRAQGADLAITYASEKAEAFVRPLAEELEAEIIAPLNVRDEGELDDLFSVIAERWGRLDTLLHSVAFSNKEDLHGRVVDCSAEGFALAMDVSVHSFLRLIRRAEPLMPEGGTCMTVSFMGAQRVVDRYGLMGPVKAALESATRYAAAELGPKGISVHALSPGPLMTRAASGIAEFDALLNDAAERAPTHQLATIDDVGAYAAFLASREAFNVTGSIHPIDGGYSILG comes from the coding sequence ATGTTCGATCTGACAGGTCACAAAGCCCTTGTTGTTGGTGTCGCAAATGATCAGTCCATAGCTTATGGCTGTGCCAAGGCTTTCAGGGCACAAGGTGCCGATCTTGCAATTACCTATGCGAGCGAAAAGGCCGAAGCCTTTGTCAGGCCTCTGGCCGAAGAGCTTGAGGCTGAGATCATCGCACCGCTCAATGTACGGGACGAGGGTGAACTTGATGATCTGTTCTCTGTGATTGCCGAACGTTGGGGCAGGCTCGACACGCTACTTCATTCAGTTGCCTTCTCGAACAAGGAAGATCTCCATGGCCGGGTTGTCGATTGCTCGGCCGAGGGGTTCGCTCTTGCGATGGATGTCTCTGTCCATTCGTTCTTGCGCTTGATCCGGAGGGCCGAACCCCTGATGCCGGAAGGAGGTACGTGTATGACGGTCTCTTTCATGGGGGCTCAGCGCGTGGTCGACCGGTATGGCCTCATGGGCCCCGTAAAAGCTGCACTTGAATCGGCAACGCGCTATGCTGCTGCAGAATTGGGCCCGAAAGGCATATCGGTTCATGCGCTTTCGCCTGGTCCGTTGATGACGCGCGCTGCCTCGGGCATTGCAGAATTCGATGCACTTCTCAATGACGCTGCGGAACGCGCACCAACCCATCAACTGGCAACCATCGATGACGTCGGCGCTTACGCCGCGTTTCTGGCAAGCCGCGAGGCATTCAATGTAACCGGCAGTATTCACCCGATCGATGGTGGCTACAGCATTCTTGGATAG
- a CDS encoding LysR family transcriptional regulator has translation MNWQSITFDWNQARAFLVTAEEGSLSAAARALKLTQPTLSRQVAALEETLGVTLFERVNKSLILTEAGVELAEHVRAMGEAASRVSLSASGQSQQIEGLVTISTTDVMAAYLLPDILRDLRRKAPGIEIKVVSTNSVSDLRRREADIAIRHVEPDHPELYARKLRDARGQIFAARSYLQRFGRKLTKEDAPKLDFLGYEDNEQLIGYLRAMGLDVTQANIKLSSPSLIVAWEYVRLGFGLGVGADEVADRCPDIVPAFEDVAPVTFPIWLVTHRELHTSLRIRTVFDHLAEGLLNISANRSS, from the coding sequence ATGAACTGGCAGAGCATTACATTTGACTGGAACCAGGCACGCGCCTTTCTTGTCACTGCAGAAGAGGGGTCGCTTTCGGCGGCCGCGCGAGCACTCAAACTGACCCAGCCGACCTTGAGCCGACAGGTCGCCGCCCTTGAAGAAACGCTTGGCGTGACCTTGTTCGAACGTGTCAACAAGAGCCTGATACTGACAGAGGCAGGTGTTGAGCTTGCCGAACACGTGCGTGCCATGGGTGAAGCCGCCAGCCGCGTTTCTCTTTCGGCCTCGGGACAATCGCAGCAGATCGAAGGACTGGTTACCATTTCCACGACCGATGTGATGGCTGCCTATCTTTTGCCGGACATCTTGCGGGACCTGCGCCGGAAAGCCCCCGGCATCGAAATCAAAGTCGTCTCCACAAACAGCGTCAGCGATTTACGCCGCAGAGAAGCCGACATCGCAATACGCCATGTCGAACCCGACCATCCGGAACTCTACGCCCGCAAACTGCGCGATGCGCGCGGCCAAATTTTTGCCGCCCGTTCCTATCTTCAGCGGTTCGGCCGTAAGCTGACGAAAGAGGATGCGCCCAAGCTCGACTTTCTCGGCTATGAAGACAACGAACAGCTGATCGGCTATCTGCGCGCTATGGGCCTTGACGTGACCCAGGCTAACATCAAGCTCAGCTCACCAAGCCTGATTGTTGCCTGGGAGTATGTGCGTTTGGGGTTTGGCCTTGGTGTGGGAGCGGACGAAGTCGCCGATCGGTGTCCTGATATCGTTCCCGCCTTCGAGGACGTTGCTCCGGTCACCTTTCCCATCTGGCTGGTAACCCACAGGGAATTGCACACCAGTTTGAGAATTCGGACTGTCTTCGATCATCTGGCTGAAGGGTTATTGAACATTTCGGCAAATAGATCGAGCTGA
- a CDS encoding DUF3141 domain-containing protein, which produces MKDIFDALEKGQNQFLDMLSDATAWAPSEHSTRMQAQATELTKMTELMTLGLTRHMTRIADVQKEHWQKNLSAFNKSMQDMGEAQKSGALIDNWNSYWQDAVQRTVLTMDTLRQRGDIFLEHEAAGCPPVLIYDYELVVDGADLPRSCNYMLLKIIPPKDSKFREHQPWKRPYIIIDPRAGHGAGIGGFKSDSQVGVALRDGHPVYFVAFKRWPEKGQTLADVTNAEAAFVRKVKELHPRAPNPIVTGNCQGGWATLLLAATNPDLTGPIVLNGAPVSTWSGRVGENPMRYNGGILGGTYNAMYYSDLGHGVFDGADIVQNFELLNPARNYFGKYYDLYSKVDTEPQRFLDFERWWGGYFLLNEAEMKWIVEQLFVGNRLAKNEAQLEPGRNIDLKEIRAPIIVFASWGDNITPPQQALNWIIDSYTDEREIAIRGQRIIYMVHDQVGHLGIFVSSKIAKKEHTEVTSTLKTIEALPPGLYEMTIDDYAGDILEREFTVSFHERTMDELREIDDGRDEEHAFAAVARASEQQSEFYDVCVRPFVQSGVTEQSADLRRRLHPLRVQRSMMSSLNPFLGLLPGWADKVKESRTPAGPNNPFVELEHLNAALVEQSMDLFRDLRDTMYENLFLSVWGSPYMRWFGHSRLPGRTLKRKEDLRSLPPVQAALMRIEEGGFCEAVIRMLILLAESRGAVRKDRLERSARVLTQDEPFKSLAADERSFILQEQTLIVEFAHEKAIESLPKLLKTAEERELASNVVRFVPGALKEMAPHTLETLQKFQKVLGLPPVSEDITENPLEAQVKWKKTAAEAKASKSASREKPESSEAKTAVVKKSSARKAPARNTTAKKSTSARKPRRAVGKSQEPAE; this is translated from the coding sequence ATGAAGGACATTTTCGACGCTCTTGAAAAGGGACAGAACCAGTTCCTGGACATGCTTTCCGATGCGACTGCCTGGGCGCCTTCCGAGCACTCCACCCGTATGCAGGCTCAGGCGACGGAACTCACCAAGATGACGGAGCTTATGACCCTTGGTCTGACCCGGCACATGACAAGAATAGCCGACGTTCAAAAGGAGCATTGGCAAAAGAACCTGTCGGCTTTCAACAAGTCCATGCAAGATATGGGCGAAGCGCAGAAATCAGGCGCTCTTATCGACAACTGGAACAGCTATTGGCAGGACGCGGTGCAACGTACCGTGCTGACCATGGATACGTTGCGCCAGCGCGGCGACATTTTTCTGGAACATGAAGCTGCTGGGTGCCCACCGGTTCTGATTTACGATTACGAGCTTGTCGTGGACGGTGCCGACCTGCCGCGTTCATGCAACTACATGCTGCTCAAGATTATCCCGCCAAAGGACTCCAAGTTCCGCGAGCACCAACCCTGGAAACGGCCCTATATCATCATCGACCCGCGTGCCGGCCATGGTGCCGGCATCGGCGGTTTCAAATCGGATAGTCAGGTCGGTGTTGCGCTCCGTGACGGCCACCCCGTCTACTTCGTTGCGTTCAAACGCTGGCCGGAAAAAGGTCAGACGCTTGCCGATGTCACCAATGCCGAAGCTGCTTTCGTTCGGAAGGTGAAAGAGCTGCACCCAAGAGCGCCAAATCCGATAGTGACCGGCAATTGCCAGGGTGGGTGGGCAACGCTTCTTTTGGCTGCCACCAATCCCGATCTGACTGGGCCCATTGTTCTCAACGGCGCGCCTGTCAGCACCTGGTCCGGGCGGGTCGGGGAAAACCCGATGCGATACAATGGCGGGATTCTGGGTGGAACCTACAACGCCATGTACTATTCCGACCTCGGGCACGGCGTTTTCGATGGGGCAGATATCGTTCAGAATTTCGAGTTGCTCAATCCGGCGAGAAACTATTTCGGAAAATACTACGATCTCTATTCAAAGGTTGATACGGAGCCTCAGCGTTTTCTGGATTTCGAGCGCTGGTGGGGCGGTTATTTCCTCTTGAACGAAGCGGAAATGAAATGGATTGTCGAACAGTTGTTTGTCGGCAACCGATTGGCCAAAAACGAGGCGCAACTTGAGCCGGGGCGCAATATCGACCTCAAGGAGATCAGGGCGCCGATCATTGTCTTTGCCAGTTGGGGAGACAACATCACTCCGCCGCAACAGGCGCTCAACTGGATAATCGACAGCTATACGGACGAAAGAGAAATCGCAATCCGGGGCCAGCGCATCATCTACATGGTGCATGACCAGGTTGGTCATCTGGGTATTTTTGTGTCTTCAAAGATCGCGAAGAAAGAACATACGGAAGTTACGTCGACCCTGAAAACCATCGAAGCGCTGCCGCCAGGGCTCTATGAGATGACGATAGACGACTACGCCGGTGACATTCTGGAGCGCGAATTCACCGTGAGTTTTCATGAGCGCACAATGGATGAGCTCCGAGAGATTGACGATGGCCGGGATGAAGAACACGCCTTTGCAGCAGTCGCGCGCGCTTCAGAACAACAATCTGAATTTTATGACGTCTGTGTTCGGCCGTTTGTACAGTCCGGCGTGACTGAGCAAAGCGCAGATCTGCGACGCCGCCTCCATCCACTTCGCGTGCAGCGGTCCATGATGTCCAGCCTCAATCCTTTTCTTGGACTTTTGCCGGGCTGGGCGGACAAAGTGAAAGAAAGCCGGACGCCTGCGGGTCCAAATAACCCGTTTGTAGAACTTGAGCACCTCAATGCGGCTCTTGTCGAACAGTCGATGGATCTCTTCCGGGACCTTCGCGACACAATGTATGAGAACTTGTTCCTTTCAGTTTGGGGCTCGCCCTATATGCGGTGGTTCGGTCACAGCAGACTGCCGGGACGCACGTTGAAACGGAAAGAAGATCTGCGCAGCTTGCCACCGGTTCAGGCAGCCTTGATGCGCATCGAAGAGGGTGGCTTCTGCGAAGCTGTTATTCGCATGCTGATCTTGCTTGCCGAAAGCCGTGGAGCCGTGCGCAAGGATAGACTGGAACGGTCGGCTCGGGTTCTCACTCAGGATGAGCCCTTCAAGTCGTTGGCTGCCGATGAGCGCAGCTTCATCCTTCAGGAACAGACATTGATCGTCGAGTTTGCCCACGAAAAAGCAATAGAAAGCCTGCCGAAACTGCTTAAAACGGCCGAAGAGCGAGAGCTAGCGTCCAATGTGGTTCGATTTGTCCCGGGTGCCTTGAAGGAAATGGCGCCTCATACTCTGGAGACCTTGCAGAAATTTCAAAAGGTCCTGGGCTTGCCGCCGGTTTCGGAAGACATCACTGAAAACCCACTGGAAGCGCAGGTGAAATGGAAGAAAACAGCTGCTGAAGCGAAGGCATCAAAGAGCGCCTCCAGAGAGAAACCGGAATCCTCTGAAGCAAAAACGGCGGTTGTCAAAAAGTCGTCTGCCCGAAAGGCACCGGCCCGAAATACAACAGCCAAAAAGTCAACTTCAGCGCGCAAGCCGCGGCGCGCCGTCGGAAAATCGCAAGAACCGGCAGAATGA
- the katG gene encoding catalase/peroxidase HPI has protein sequence MDAKVDKSGGCPVMHGGNTAMDKPVTKWWPNALNLDILHQHGARTNPMDPDFDYKKAVKNLDHEGVKADLRALMTDSQEWWPADWGHYGGLMIRLAWHSAGSYRMQDGRGGAGSGNIRFAPLNSWPDNASLDKARRLLWPVKKKYGNALSWADLIILAGNMAYESMGFKTFGFGFGRADIWGPETDVYWGSEKEWLAPAENRYDNTDNAESLENPLAAVHMGLIYVNPEGVDGKPDPVKTGAHVRETFKRMAMNDEETAALTCGGHTVGKAHGGGAGDHIGAEPEAAGVEGQGLGWANPDQDGKASKAFTSGIEGAWTKEPTKFDMGFFDYLFNYEWELTKSPAGAWQWKPVDMPEDQKPVDASDPSIRHDPMMTDADMAMKMDPVYNEICRKFMADEAYFRDCFARAWFKLTHRDMGPKVNYIGPDVPSEDLIWQDPIPAGSTSYDVDAVKAKIASSGLSAAELIATAWDSARTFRGSDKRGGANGARIRLAPQKDWAGNEPERLAKVLSVLEPIAAETGASIADVIVLAGNVGVEQAIKAAGLSATVPFSAGRGDATDAQTDGESFDVMEPLADGFRNWEKENYVVSPEEMMLDRAQLLGLTAQEMTVLVGGLRVLGVNHGGTKHGVFTDREGALTPDFFVNLTDMTNSWLPASDGTYEIRDRKLGTLKWTATSADLVFGSNSILRAYAEVYAQDDNSEKFVKDFIAAWAKVMNADRFDLA, from the coding sequence ATGGACGCTAAGGTCGATAAATCAGGTGGTTGTCCCGTTATGCACGGTGGCAACACGGCCATGGACAAGCCCGTCACCAAATGGTGGCCAAATGCGCTGAACCTGGACATCCTCCACCAGCACGGTGCGCGTACCAACCCGATGGATCCGGACTTCGACTACAAGAAGGCCGTGAAAAACCTCGATCATGAAGGTGTCAAAGCCGATTTGCGTGCGCTGATGACCGACAGCCAGGAATGGTGGCCGGCAGACTGGGGGCATTATGGTGGCCTCATGATCCGTCTGGCCTGGCACTCAGCCGGCTCATATCGCATGCAGGACGGCCGTGGCGGCGCCGGTTCTGGCAACATTCGTTTTGCCCCGCTCAATTCCTGGCCGGACAATGCCAGCCTGGACAAGGCCCGTCGCTTGCTCTGGCCGGTCAAGAAGAAATACGGCAATGCCTTATCCTGGGCGGATCTGATCATACTCGCCGGCAACATGGCTTACGAATCCATGGGGTTCAAAACGTTTGGGTTCGGTTTCGGCCGCGCCGACATTTGGGGCCCGGAAACGGATGTTTACTGGGGGTCTGAAAAAGAATGGCTGGCGCCCGCAGAAAACCGTTACGACAACACTGATAACGCGGAGTCGCTTGAGAACCCGCTTGCTGCTGTTCATATGGGTTTGATCTACGTGAACCCGGAAGGTGTCGACGGCAAGCCGGACCCGGTCAAGACCGGTGCGCATGTGCGGGAAACCTTCAAACGCATGGCCATGAACGACGAAGAAACCGCAGCGCTGACCTGTGGTGGACACACCGTCGGCAAGGCTCACGGTGGAGGTGCCGGTGACCACATCGGTGCCGAGCCGGAAGCGGCAGGTGTTGAAGGACAAGGCCTCGGTTGGGCAAACCCGGACCAGGACGGCAAGGCGTCCAAGGCTTTCACTTCGGGTATTGAAGGCGCATGGACGAAGGAGCCGACCAAGTTCGACATGGGCTTCTTCGACTATCTCTTCAACTATGAATGGGAACTGACGAAGTCTCCGGCAGGTGCCTGGCAGTGGAAGCCGGTGGATATGCCGGAAGATCAGAAACCTGTTGATGCCTCTGATCCGTCGATCCGTCACGATCCGATGATGACCGATGCGGACATGGCCATGAAAATGGACCCGGTCTACAACGAAATCTGCCGGAAATTCATGGCGGATGAAGCCTACTTCCGTGATTGTTTCGCGCGTGCCTGGTTCAAGCTGACCCACCGCGACATGGGGCCGAAGGTCAACTATATCGGTCCCGATGTTCCTTCCGAAGATCTGATCTGGCAGGATCCGATCCCGGCTGGTTCAACTTCGTATGACGTTGATGCGGTCAAGGCGAAGATTGCTTCCAGCGGCCTTTCCGCCGCAGAGTTGATTGCGACGGCATGGGACAGTGCACGTACCTTCCGCGGCTCGGACAAGCGGGGCGGCGCAAACGGCGCACGCATTCGCCTGGCACCTCAAAAGGACTGGGCTGGCAATGAGCCGGAGCGGCTTGCCAAGGTTCTGTCTGTTCTTGAGCCAATTGCAGCCGAAACAGGTGCTTCCATTGCAGACGTGATCGTGCTTGCCGGCAATGTGGGTGTCGAACAGGCGATCAAGGCTGCAGGTCTGAGCGCGACAGTTCCATTCTCGGCCGGTCGTGGCGATGCAACGGACGCGCAGACGGATGGTGAATCCTTTGACGTGATGGAGCCGCTTGCGGACGGTTTCCGGAACTGGGAAAAGGAAAACTACGTCGTCAGCCCCGAAGAAATGATGCTCGACCGTGCTCAGCTTCTGGGTCTGACCGCCCAGGAAATGACGGTTCTAGTTGGCGGCCTGCGTGTTCTTGGCGTGAACCATGGCGGCACCAAGCATGGTGTCTTCACGGATCGCGAAGGAGCGCTTACCCCGGACTTCTTCGTCAACCTCACCGACATGACCAACAGCTGGCTTCCTGCATCGGACGGCACATATGAAATCCGTGACCGCAAGCTTGGAACGCTGAAATGGACTGCAACCAGTGCTGACCTGGTGTTTGGTTCCAATTCCATTCTGCGGGCCTATGCTGAAGTCTACGCCCAGGACGACAACAGCGAGAAGTTTGTAAAGGACTTCATTGCTGCCTGGGCCAAGGTGATGAACGCAGATCGGTTCGATCTGGCCTGA
- a CDS encoding MFS transporter, with protein MLVRDRAFFASMFLTVLADQILLFLVPLVIFQITGNVAWSGLAFFFETLPRYLTFPFAGILCDRYSPIMLLRVSRVLRALVCLIGITGQLVFGGVWWLIALSAIVGVLTTQGLLALEMVLVGAFKDQRFEKVASYSQLASQMGVVLGPLTAAYLMVLWPWETVVILATGLFVLSDAVFRLWPGQLRLADPPAPLEKRHPVADLKHAFVLIWQLPDLLRAIFQAAGVNLIIGATLATAAAMMTGFFDRSEQEYAWLQVGGALATLAVLTLTAHIHFGLNTLGRTAYALICLGAVLTGLGAHPLVYALGFLLIAGFDKMFNIYVRTLRKEIIPPSEFGKTTGAIICLNNLSQPLAGLMVAVFASGDDARAVLLGLAAAMALIGLGTFRHKIKASH; from the coding sequence ATGCTCGTTCGCGACCGCGCGTTTTTCGCGTCCATGTTTCTGACGGTTCTGGCCGATCAGATCCTGCTCTTTCTGGTGCCGCTGGTCATCTTCCAGATCACCGGTAATGTCGCGTGGTCCGGCCTGGCGTTTTTCTTTGAAACATTGCCTCGTTATCTGACATTTCCGTTCGCAGGAATTTTGTGTGACCGGTATTCCCCGATCATGTTGTTGCGCGTCAGTCGCGTACTGCGAGCCCTTGTCTGTCTGATCGGCATCACGGGTCAGCTCGTTTTCGGTGGTGTCTGGTGGCTGATCGCGCTCTCCGCGATTGTCGGCGTGCTGACGACACAGGGACTGCTCGCACTGGAAATGGTTCTGGTCGGCGCATTCAAGGATCAACGCTTTGAAAAGGTGGCGAGCTACAGTCAACTGGCCTCACAAATGGGTGTCGTGCTTGGACCATTGACGGCAGCTTATCTGATGGTGTTGTGGCCTTGGGAAACCGTTGTGATCCTGGCAACCGGGTTGTTTGTTCTGTCGGACGCCGTGTTTCGGCTCTGGCCTGGCCAGCTGCGCTTGGCAGATCCCCCTGCGCCCCTCGAAAAGCGTCACCCTGTTGCTGATCTGAAGCATGCCTTCGTGCTGATCTGGCAATTGCCGGATCTCTTGCGCGCCATCTTTCAGGCCGCGGGTGTCAATCTGATAATCGGTGCAACGCTGGCAACCGCGGCAGCCATGATGACGGGCTTTTTCGATCGGTCCGAGCAGGAATATGCCTGGCTGCAGGTAGGGGGAGCACTAGCGACGCTCGCCGTTCTGACTTTGACAGCACATATCCATTTTGGTCTGAACACGCTCGGTCGCACGGCCTACGCGCTCATTTGTCTTGGCGCTGTCTTGACCGGTCTCGGTGCTCATCCGCTGGTCTACGCGCTCGGGTTCCTGTTGATTGCCGGCTTCGACAAGATGTTCAACATCTATGTGCGCACCCTGCGCAAGGAAATCATCCCGCCATCCGAGTTCGGCAAGACCACAGGCGCAATCATTTGCCTGAACAATCTGTCTCAACCGCTTGCAGGTCTCATGGTGGCAGTGTTTGCCTCCGGAGATGATGCAAGAGCTGTCCTCTTAGGGTTGGCGGCGGCTATGGCACTCATTGGCCTTGGCACTTTCCGGCACAAAATAAAAGCGTCTCATTGA
- a CDS encoding hydrogen peroxide-inducible genes activator, whose amino-acid sequence MINITLKQLRYFEALARHGHFGKAAEACAISQPALSMQIKEMEDVLGAALFERGARQVRLTHFGEVAVERARDILRSADELGDLARASRERLVGRFRIGVIPTIAPYLLPKVIGNLKEDYPELDIHVRETVTPKLIQELKEGRLDTAIVALPVSESSLEEIPLIQESFVLVRTAGEANLPLPNADSLKEMRLLLLEEGHCFRDQALSFCNLPSGPPREVLDASSLSTLVQMVSAGMGVTLIPEMAVPVETRSAPVAISRFEDPEPNRTIGMVWRRSSPLASQLTEIAGIVRRSAETLPLQ is encoded by the coding sequence ATGATCAACATCACTCTGAAGCAACTCCGCTATTTTGAAGCGCTCGCGCGCCACGGGCACTTCGGCAAAGCAGCGGAAGCCTGTGCAATTTCGCAGCCAGCTCTTTCCATGCAAATCAAGGAAATGGAAGACGTCCTGGGAGCAGCGCTCTTTGAACGAGGCGCACGCCAGGTCAGACTCACTCATTTTGGGGAAGTGGCGGTTGAGCGTGCCAGAGACATTCTGCGCTCAGCCGACGAACTTGGCGATCTCGCCCGCGCCTCGCGTGAAAGGCTGGTAGGCAGGTTCCGCATCGGCGTGATCCCGACAATTGCCCCATACCTGTTGCCAAAGGTGATCGGAAATCTCAAGGAAGACTACCCGGAACTCGACATTCATGTCCGGGAAACGGTGACACCCAAGCTGATACAGGAGCTGAAGGAAGGCCGGCTCGATACGGCAATCGTCGCCTTGCCGGTCTCTGAAAGCTCACTTGAAGAAATACCGTTGATACAAGAGAGTTTTGTTTTGGTGCGCACTGCAGGTGAAGCCAATCTTCCACTGCCCAACGCGGACAGTCTCAAGGAAATGCGGTTGCTATTGCTGGAAGAAGGCCACTGTTTCCGTGATCAGGCACTGTCTTTCTGCAATCTGCCCTCCGGGCCACCAAGGGAAGTTCTGGATGCCAGTTCCCTGTCCACGTTGGTCCAGATGGTCAGTGCAGGAATGGGCGTAACACTCATTCCCGAAATGGCCGTTCCGGTTGAAACCAGATCCGCACCGGTCGCCATATCCCGGTTTGAAGACCCTGAACCCAACAGAACCATCGGCATGGTGTGGAGACGAAGCAGCCCTCTTGCCAGTCAGTTGACCGAGATTGCAGGCATCGTCCGCCGGTCGGCGGAAACCCTGCCTCTTCAATGA